A genome region from Danio aesculapii chromosome 2, fDanAes4.1, whole genome shotgun sequence includes the following:
- the LOC130238491 gene encoding E3 ubiquitin/ISG15 ligase TRIM25-like → MAESSILVAEDQFICSVCLDLLKDPVTIPCGHSYCMNCISDYWNQDEQRRVYSCPQCRQTFTQRPALNKNVVFAEMVENLKIRKAQKTCALSYAGPGDVECDVCTGRKYKAVISCLVCLESYCQTHFERHEEFHSGRHKVTDATGQLKQMICSKHDKLLEIFCRTDQCCICYLCMMYEHRYHDTVAAVVERTEKQKGLEENRRKFHQSIKEKEKKFKELKEAVETHKSSAQTAVEDSERIFTELIQFMQRRRPEVSQMIRDREKTEVSRAEGLLKKLEQEIEDQKKRNTELEQLLHTDDHILFLQNFKLNSVSFGSTERVTISSLLCFDDIRKSVSQLREKLEDLCQEEKAKVSEKEKPYINFIPITESSNREEFLQYCSQFTLDSNTVNNRIQLYEGNRVAICGETVCSYPKHPDRFDCFYQVLCRESVCGRCYWEVEWSGEAAVGIAVSYKSIRRKGKINECLFGFNDQSWRLSCSNSWFAFRHNHKGVNLPVPLSSSRIGVYVDHRAGVLSFFSISDTMSLIHRVHTTFNQPLYPGFWVNPGSSVKLCQLTN, encoded by the exons ATGGCAGAAAGCAGTATTTTGGTGGCTGAAGATCAGTTTATCTGTTCAGTCTGTCTGGATCTCCTGAAGGATCCAGTGACCATCCCCTGTGGACACAGTTACTGTATGAACTGCATTTCTGACTACTGGAATCAAGATGAGCAGAGGAGAGTTTACAGCTGCCCTCAGTGCAGACAGACCTTCACTCAAAGACCTGCTTTAAACAAGAATGTGGTGTTTGCTGAAATGGTGGAGAATCTAAAGATCAGAAAAGCCCAAAAGACTTGTGCTCTCTCTTACGCTGGACCTGGAGATGTGGAGTGCGATGTCTGCACTGGGAGAAAATATAAAGCTGTGATATCCTGTCTGGTGTGTCTGGAATCTTACTGTCAGACTCACTTTGAGCGTCATGAGGAGTTTCACTCGGGAAGACACAAAGTGACCGATGCTACTGGACAACTGAAGCAGATGATCTGCTCTAAACATGATAAACTACTAGAAATCTTCTGTCGTACTGATCAGTGCTGCATCTGCTATTTATGCATGATGTATGAACACAGATACCATGACACTGTAGCAGCCGTGGTGGAGAGGACAGAGAAACAG AAAGGTTTGGAGGAGAATCGGAGAAAGTTCCATCAGTCAATCAAGGAGAAAGAGAAGAAGTTTAAGGAATTGAAAGAGGCAGTGGAGACTCACAAG AGCTCTGCCCAGACAGCAGTGGAGGACAGTGAGAGGATCTTTACTGAACTCATCCAGTTCATGCAGAGAAGACGACCTGAGGTCTCACAGATGATCAGAGATCGAGAAAAGACTGAAGTGAGTCGAGCTGAAGGACTCTTGAAGAAACTGGAGCAGGAGATTGAAGACCAGAAAAAGAGAAACACTGAGCTGGAGCAACTTTTACACACTGATGATCACATACTTTTCCTACAG AATTTTAAGCTTAACTCTGTCTCATTTGGATCCACTGAGAGAGTGACTATCAGTTCTCTGCTGTGTTTTGATGACATAAGAAAGTCTGTCTCTCAACTGAGAGAGAAACTTGAAGATTTGTGCCAAGAAGAGAAAGCAAAAGTATCAGAGAAAG AGAAACC ATATATCAACTTTATCCCCATAACAGAATCCAGCAACAGGGAGGAGTTCCTACAAT ATTGCAGTCAGTTCACTCTAGATTCGAACACAGTGAATAACAGAATTCAACTCTATGAGGGGAACAGAGTGGCTATTTGCGGTGAAACAGTCTGTTCTTATCCTAaacatccagacagatttgattgtttttatcaggtgttgtgcagagagagtgtgtgtggacgctgttattGGGAAGTGGAGTGGAGCGGTGAGGCTGCAGTAGGCATAGCAGTCTCATAcaagagcatcaggaggaagggaaAGATAAATGAGTGTTTATTTGGGTTTAATGATCAGTCCTGGAGATTGTCCTGCTCTAACTCCTGGTTTGCGTTCAGACACAATCACAAAGGGGTTAATCTCCCTGTACCACTGAGCTCCTCTAGAATAGGAGTGTATGTGGATCACAGAGCAGGAGTTCTGTCCTTCTTCAGCATCTCTGACACAATGAGTCTCATCCACAGAGTCCACACCACATTCAATCAACCGCTCTATCCTGGGTTTTGGGTCAATCCGGGCTCATCAGTAAAACTTTGTCAACTAACCAACTAG
- the LOC130247776 gene encoding E3 ubiquitin/ISG15 ligase TRIM25-like codes for MHNNMAEGSVSWAKEQFSCSVCLDLLKDPVTIPCGHSYCMNCITDCWSQDEQRRVYSCPQCRQTFTQRPALNKNVVFAEMVEKLKTTTLQKAALSYAGPGDVECDVCSGRKYKAVISCLVCLESYCQTHFERHEEFHSGRHKMTEATGQLKQMICSKHNKQLEIFCRTDQCCICYLCTMDEHRNHDTVAAVVERTEKQKSLEETQRMFQQSIQEKKKKLKELKEAVETHKSSAQTAVVDSERIFTELIQSIERRRSEVIQMIRDREKTEVSRSEGLLRKLEQEIEDLKRRNTELEQRLDSDDHIFFLQTLQSLPSPAESTDVSSIAVSSLPSFDDVRISVSHLKEQLEALCKEEMEKISDKVKQPAENPLYPDMDNVVVFSHLSILSRKPSSRSIEALSKAIADFQNWKTT; via the exons ATGCACAATAACATGGCGGAAGGCAGTGTTTCTTGGGCTAAAGAGCAGTTCAGCTGTTCAGTCTGTCTGGATCTCCTGAAGGACCCAGTGACCATCCCCTGTGGACACAGTTACTGTATGAACTGCATTACTGACTGCTGGAGTCAAGATGAGCAGAGGAGAGTTTACAGCTGCCCTCAGTGCAGACAGACCTTCACTCAAAGACCAGCTTTAAACAAGAATGTGGTGTTTGCTGAAATGGTGGAGAAACTGAAGACGACAACCCTTCAAAAAGCTGCTCTCTCTTACGCTGGACCTGGAGATGTGGAGTGTGATGTTTGCTCTGGGAGAAAATATAAAGCTGTGATATCCTGTCTGGTGTGTCTGGAATCTTACTGTCAGACTCACTTTGAGCGTCATGAGGAGTTTCACTCGGGCAGACACAAAATGACTGAAGCTACTGGACAACTGAAGCAGATGATCTGCTCTAAGCATAATAAACAACTAGAAATCTTCTGTCGTACTGATCAGTGCTGTATCTGCTATTTGTGCACGATGGATGAACACAGAAACCATGACACTGTAGCAGCCGTGGTGGAGAGGACAGAGAAACAG AAAAGTTTGGAGGAGACACAGAGAATGTTCCAGCAGTCAATCcaggagaaaaagaaaaagcttAAGGAACTGAAAGAGGCTGTGGAGACCCACAAG AGCTCTGCACAGACAGCAGTGGTGGACAGTGAGAGGATCTTTACTGAACTCATCCAGTCCATTGAGAGAAGACGATCTGAGGTCATACAGATGATCAGAGATCGAGAAAAGACTGAAGTGAGTCGATCTGAAGGACTCTTGAGGAAACTGGAGCAGGAGATTGAAGATTTGAAGAGGAGAAACACTGAGCTGGAGCAGCGTTTAGACTCAGATGATCACATCTTCTTCCTACAG actcTCCAGTCTCTCCCTTCGCCTGCTGAATCTACAGATGTATCGAGCATTGCTGTCAGCTCTCTCCCCTCTTTTGATGATGTGAGAATTTCCGTCTCTCATCTCAAAGAACAACTGGAAGCTTTATGCAAAGAGGAGATGGAAAAGATATCTGACAAAG TGAAACAGCCAGCGGAGAACCCTCTTTACCCTGATATGGATAATGTAGTTGTTTTCTCCCATCTAAGCATTCTCAGTCGTAAACCCAGCAGCAGAAGCATTGAAGCTCTTTCAAAAGCCATAGCTGATTTTCAAAATTGGAAGACAACCTAA
- the LOC130247787 gene encoding tripartite motif-containing protein 16-like protein, with translation MAEFNSRWIRDRFSCSVCLDLLKDPVTIPCGHSYCMSCITDCWNQDEQRRVYSCPQCRQTFTPRPALNKNVMLAEMVQKAKMTRRAQRVDPVTSYAGRGDVECDVCTGRKRKAVKSCLLCLESYCESHFECHEESRSKKRHKVTDATGRMQEMICSKHDRLLEVYCRTDQKCVCLMCVMEEHKNHDSVSAEAERAEKQKQVGEIQGKCHKKNQERQKENLKLREDIKNHKSSAQTAVEDSERIFTELIQSIERRRSEVTQMIRDREKTEVSRAEGLLKKLEQEIEDQKKRNTELEQLSHTDDHILFLQSFQSLSESLKSAGVRRPTISSVHPYDDMRKSVCNMKQKLEQLCKQTTEQISGQVTYINIISNNEPKTREEFLQYSCKLTLDSDTAHKQLHLSDENRVASFTATMHPYPDHPDRFDTWPQVLCKESVCGRCYWEVEWTDGVSISVSYKSISRKGETKHCSFGHTNESWRLQCSQSSHLFLHNDIKTKLCVSMSSSRIGVYVDHRAGILSFFSVSHTKMSLIHRVQTTFTQPLYPGFAVYGSKVKLCNVKE, from the exons ATGGCAGAATTCAATAGTAGGTGGATTCGGGACAGGTTCAGCTGTTCAGTGTGTCTGGATCTCCTGAAGGACCCAGTGACCATCCCCTGTGGACACAGTTACTGTATGAGCTGCATTACTGACTGCTGGAATCAAGATGAGCAGAGGAGAGTTTACAGCTGCCCTCAGTGCAGACAAACCTTCACTCCAAGACCTGCTTTAAACAAGAATGTGATGCTGGCAGAAATGGTGCAGAAAGCAAAGATGACAAGAAGAGCCCAAAGAGTTGATCCTGTTACCAGTTACGCTGGACGTGGAGATGTGGAGTGTGATGTTTGTACTGGGAGAAAACGCAAAGCTGTCAAGTCCTGTCTGTTGTGTCTCGAATCTTACTGTGAAAGTCATTTTGAGTGTCATGAAGAATCTCGCTCAAAGAAACGACACAAAGTGACTGATGCCACTGGACGAATGCAGGAGATGATCTGCTCTAAACATGACCGACTGCTGGAGGTTTACTGTCGGACTGACCAGAAGTGTGTATGTTTAATGTGTGTGATGGAGGAACACAAAAATCACGACAGTGTTTCAGCTGAAGCAGAGAGGGCTGAGAAACAG AAACAGGTTGGAGAAATACAAGGAAAATGCCACAAGAAAAACCAAGAAAGGCAGAAGGAGAATCTGAAGCTCAGAGAGGATATTAAAAATCACAAG AGCTCTGCACAGACAGCAGTGGAGGACAGTGAGAGGATCTTTACTGAACTCATCCAGTCCATTGAGAGAAGACGATCTGAGGTCACACAGATGATCAGAGATCGAGAAAAGACTGAAGTGAGTCGAGCTGAAGGACTCCTGAAGAAACTGGAGCAGGAGATTGAAGACCAGAAAAAGAGAAACACTGAGCTGGAGCAGCTTTCACACACTGATGATCACATACTTTTCCTACAG AGTTTCCAGTCACTCTCCGAATCCCTGAAATCTGCAGGCGTCCGCAGGCCAACCATCAGTTCTGTCCATCCTTATGATGATATGAGAAAATCTGTCTGTAATATGAAGCAAAAACTGGAGCAGCTCTGCAAACAGACAACAGAGCAGATATCTGGTCAAG taaCATACATCAACATTATTTCCAACAATGAACCCAAGACAAGGGAGGAGTTTCTACAAT ATTCCTGTAAGCTCACTCTGGATTCAGACACTGCACATAAACAGCTTCATCTCTCTGATGAGAACAGAGTGGCGTCTTTCACTGCAACAATGCATCCATATCCTGATCATCCGGACAGATTTGATACCTGGCCTCAGGTGTTGTgcaaagagagtgtgtgtggacgctgttactgggaggtgGAGTGGACTGATGGCGTCTcaatatcagtgtcatataagagcatcagcagGAAGGGAGAAACTAAACATTGTTCATTTGGACATACTAATGAGTCCTGGAGATTGCAGTGTTCTCAATCCAGCCACTTATTTTTGCATAACGACATAAAGACTAAACTCTGTGTATCAATGAGCTCCTCCAGAATAGGAGTGTATGTGGATCACAGAGCAGGAATTCTGTCCTTCTTCAGTGTTTCTCACACAAAAATGAGCCTCATCCATagagtccagaccacattcactcaACCGCTCTATCCTGGGTTTGCGGTTTACGGATCAAAAGTGAAACTATGTAATGTAAAAGAGTAG